gagatcagaccgttaagggaagaaagaaaggatagaGAGGGGGGggttactaaattggcaatgctatgttaaataaggaggggagaatgggcaaggggcggtgtcagtatgggttggtaaaagtaatgattggtgaaacaagtggcaaaaggGAGCGTCTTCCTTAAAACTTCTAGGCGGggaggtattagaggactgaagcagatgactgaattatttaggggggggggtcgcAAAACTTAcggaattaagcaaagagagaagcatacaaaaggggaatgaaacagggaggcaaagaaacagttgtatcaagggaacaagaggaagagaagggtctatgagcagcagaactgtttggtgggaggaagggacagaagggcgacatggagagagtgctgcgcagactgtgttggtacttaataaaaataaacctacatgttcatactcactcgttgaaaggctcactcaaaggctggttccacactctgtggtcacacataatggtggttttgcaaatgcttgcacaactacggaccatcttgcctctgatcccacgttcatgttagtcttaccagctgcaagggctcacggcatgtcctagaatgtcagatcttctcattattgccagggtctctgtcaaatctatgtggggtccaccactgtcgcttctaaagcagaaaaagaaaacaacttaatgagccaccttaaaaggctgttctattgaggcaagcaatttgccttaccacctagccctcttttacccaatagtgcactggcccagacaatagcccgaTGCATACATGACCATgcagcattcaggagcatcacagaccttaatggcactcgctcttggttttttacttggtaacccatcgactaaaaaaaataataatattttggtcttttcctgttccaatgaaactgtagtcttaacataatgcagggtgtttgacagcttgacatattagccaaacatacctctcttgtctatgagatctcaaccaaatcttgtcctagacaatgacactaaatgcttatcttacaaccttgtgataagcaggtcctcaacaccaacaggcacctggggactaagagtatatctaagggaaaggattttatttcaattgccaccaaaaacaatcagctcagggtggtgtctgtggggaaagccattagaatacaacggtaacctacatggcaacacatattgtaaaacaacacccactgctctttacacacagaggggaagatgatttttgttaagcagaaaaggtcttctctttagccagtctccatggatgggccgcaatcatttcttgctctatttcagtaaagtatgacagtgttaaatactttactgtaattaaggtgccaatattcttaagagatattgtggtgccacactcccttggctattgagattgaattacaatatgaaccactgggcccatctagcctgtgtgtttcttaacgctgaagtccttgtctttgtttcagggcagctataccatttcccggcaaatgtttatcttccattaccctactaaactctaccacttctggttgagaggctgtacaactgatctacaaccccctccaacaaaataattacattttcaaaaagaaaattcatatacaggatcaatgtgactgaccagaacagacatggagtgactgaggatggacacagacagaagggaaaaattgtggaaatctccaatggaaatcccctggtaaaggcatgtgagatgaagacggtgcactcacagccagaaatgatcacggcatggcagaaaatggcacagctccatggaatctgctggcgctatagaaataaatgtactgacaaaggggaaagcaaaaagattaggagaaagaacatttggtcagggaactaaaagcagagtggaaacaaactgttgagggagacttttcaatttaatagaagcaagtAGGGGAGAGCAGAAAGGGACATAtagtactgagagaggggaagttaataataataataaaacattaaaatgctaaacgaggcatagacaaactggtagatctgttccatatgggaatctttgcctaatttcaaaaattacaagaaaagctggataaaatgatataaatgtgttattcacaattgcaacattgttaattattatatgtatccatgctctcctgggtcaacacaagctccctattcacatggtttcatttgtgttataattttttttatatatatatttgcgtgtgtgttttaaagatttcttgtcccccattttttttaggtttatcaggaagtggggtgtcagaGCTTAACATGCAATATTCTCCAGAAATTTGGGGTagagttttattcatttagcaaaagtctttagatgtgtcaattattcagaggttaccaagaatgttcttcaccacaattgcacattttggtggccatccctcagcatataaaaattaaatatcacaggttactggggttcctacttttatctgttaaagtaatcattgcaagaaactgaaacagactgatccacctagtattggggaagtgttggtaacactcacatatttatcagatggagaggatgaccaagtgtataaaccatacaatggttcaaatttgatctaacatggcacttacgggcattttggattttcttatgtttcaaatctgtactttgattacattgcctatgctatgctgaacaaaacattgtataatttatgcgacatgtttcattatctggaatatgtacaatgaatattaactcatgctgatccaacaagattctaagaacaaaaacctcaacaacaaaatgtgataagccaaaaaaagggtaaaaagtgaattgcaaaccagagaatatgggtaaaaggaggaaaacaatgagagaggataggctagaagagtaagagatactggccttgggaaaagggatgaagaaaatggcaaaaacaGTAAGTaaggaaggggaaaaaaataaataaataaaaaaaggaagaaatgctgaaacaacaattcaaaccaataaactatatgcatctctacatgtaaagaagcaacacaattctctgaggaaactatgagtagtagatgagttacagtgaaaggaaatgttcaacttaccattgtagataagaataacacaggaacagaaaagactagggaatcccgatatgtataagcttggagaaaatacttgaaatccttaaaggcatttaacaaatcacaggagggatgtttgtttcaaaagaggagaaatggttaaacaaggtcataatctgaaagtggtagagaaatggaacagcctcccagcagaagcggtagagactaataaagtgagggaacgttagcatcaaagacacaacacaacagaaaagggatttaacaggacacgttaaagctatggaaagaagaagaactactcatgataagtgaaggaaaaagacattagtattattggagacgatagggtctgagacgccttgtgccttcagtaacagcaaaggtggaagcaggaaaaaacaactaaacacaaaagaatagggccaatggcaatgcaaaaacagagacaggggaaatactgtacaaagataagccctggcctggacacatcccactgcaaccacagcacctggacttcGCAAAGAAAACGAACAtaaaaagaaccaagggctgcaagtgaagcttataTCCTCCCCCGGGTcccaatcccaatgcctggttggctggtggagtcacttgaccaggttcagccaatcagtcacattCCATTGCaatcacagcacctggatttctcaaagaaaatggatgaggacaatacacaagggtgtggggggcaatggggcattcatttacatgtagggctggctgagggtcatcacataaatcaatacacaatgtggggatgtatggtgggataaatatacaatgcaggggtaatttttaagttgatgattttgtatggcctgtgaatgatgatataaatagccaaatgtggggaaaatggctaatgctgacagagtgacccaaatccctttgagtaaatcattcaatttaaatgcattaactgggtggcttgtgttttggtctacctggttgctaacaatagattctttttctccctcacccaacaacaaaaaaaaaaacacaatgtagaagagagctgagacaAAGCTCAAGATGGGgaacaagggaattgaacccaggaccttaggCACGCtggctcagctccttaaccattacgctacatagccatatgggagCGCCACCTAGCTTgcctcccacacaaacacaattaataaacgaaagaagggtagcatgtacactacagacactagcaaccCTGtatcctgcaaacaatccattggtttttgaactcattgcaatcttgtagcgtgccttcctcccaaacaaacacaccaaataaatcaattggagtgaattaaacccagaacctcaaaaactaaatccaacatctcaaccattgcaccacagagaacagggccctacagaaacaatcctttagtttttacagccctttagctagcctgactcccaaacaaatgcactaaacaaATTAaggaagggtggcttgtaagggcaaagacaaaatagcttatgttttggtctatgtgcttactaaaaaccaaaaaaaacagaacaggcgCAGcggaagcctaggggaattgaactcaggacatCGAGGCACCAAGtcaaacaccttagccattaggctacagggaTTGTACGGCAAAAGTCAGAAAAAcattcctttatacaatacagtcctctggctggcctgacttccaaacaaacacactaaataaactaaagaatggtggcttgtaggggcagagacaatatggcttaaattttggtctacgtggtgatccacataaaaaataagcctcagggaatcacctaaagctaaactaaaatcacgctaacaccaaaaccaatacgctacagagacaaGCGCatcccagtatctctgacttggagttgtggttaaggtgttggactcccatccaacccccaaacccccccccctggtGCTTGTGAGTTAaaatccggctactgccggctcattTCCACACCAgtaatctcattattaatgattcctttaacaatttaataattcataaataaaaaataaaataatatgatacctcccaccaatcaggaggctagggctgaggggcagcccctgattggctgaacctagtcagctgactccagcaaccaatcagcagtcggctcaggttcccctctctctgattggtcacccctggtcaggtgacaccaccaaccaatcaggaggctagggctgatgggcagcccctgattggctgagcctagtcagctgactccagcaaccaatcaggagccggcccaggttcccccctctctgattggtcagtcctggtcaggtgacaccacccaccaatcaggaggctagggctgaggggcagcccctgattggctgagcctagtcagctgactccagcaaccaatcagcagtcggctcaggtccccccctctctgattggtcagccctggtcaggtgccaccagccaccaatcaggaggctagggctgaggggcagcccctgattggctgaacctagtcagctgactccagcaaccaatcagcagtcggctcaggttcccctctctctgattggtcagccctggtcaggtgacaccaccaaccaatcaggaggctagggctgaggggcagcccctgattggctgagcctagtcagctgactccagcaaccaatcaggagccggcccaggttcccccctctctgattggtcagtcctggtcaggtgacaccacccaccaatcaggaggctagggctgaggggcagcccctgattggctgagcctagtcagctgactccagcaaccaatcagcagtcggctcagGTCCCCCCCCTCTCtaattggtcagccctggtcaggtgccaccacccaccaatcaggaggctagggctgaggggcaacccctgattggctgaacctagtcagctgactccagcaaccaatcagcagtcggctcaggttcccctctctctgattggtcagccctggtcaggtgacgccacccaccaatcaggaggctgaggggcagcccctgattggctgagcctagtcagctgactccagcaaccaatcagcagtcggctcaggtcccccccctctctgattggtcagccctggtcaggtgccaccacccaccaatcaggaggctagggctgaggggcagcccctgattggctgagcctagtcagctgactccagcaaccaatcagcagtcggctcaggtcccccccctctctgattggtcagtcctggtcaggtgacgccacccaccaatcaggaggctagggctgaggggcagcccctgattggctgtgcCTAGTcatctgactccagcaaccaatcagcagccggctcaggttcccctctctctgattggtcagcccaggtcaggtgacgccacccaccaatcaggaggctaaggctgaggggcagcccctgattggctgagcctagtcagctgactccagcaaccaataaggagccggcccaggttcccccctctctgattggtcagccctggtcaggtgacaccacccaccaatcaggaggctagggctgcgggaaagcccctgattggctgagcctagtcagctgactccagcaaccaatcagcagtcggctcaggttcccccctctctgattggtcagccctggtcaggtgacactgtGGGGGCGGAACAAGGTGCTAACGCCATACTCGGGAGTAATGCGGAGCCGCAGCAACGCAAGGAAAATTACTATTAACAGCACCTTACAATAGTATATTAAACAGCCGGTTACAGGCCAgggggaaataaataataataaagaaaaacataaataaataatataagaacataaataaataaaaagtccaaCTTAGCCAGACAAGGGGGAGTCGCCGAGAAGGCACTCGGTAAGCCGAAGGCAAATGGTCCAGTGAGCAGTTCAGCGGAACGAGAGTCCAAACTGACCCTTGGAGACAGAGAGCCCAGTCATGAGGGAGACCGGATCAGCAGAGTAAGGTGGACCGTGGGCAATTCGTGACGTGCAGATTCGGGAATGGCAGACGGTTTGCAGCTCGGCGGACTGTAAGAAAAAAGAAcaggaaaacaacaaaaataacaataaaaaaaaaaaaaaagggaaaggacaCCACGTAACCGGACAATGGGGCTGAGAGCGTAGGTGAGGAATAACCTCACAGGTAACGATAGTGGAGATTCAAGGCTTCACGACAGGTGTCCAAACTTTACGTAGCTTCCTTGGAGGAGAAGTGTGCTTGTGCGGGGTGGAGGATGAAGTGGAGTCAAGGACTTGCTCTGGAGAAAGATCCCAGGAGTGAAGTAGTGCGAAACCCTCCTCAGGTGAGGCGATGGTGTACGTAGAGCCGCTCCGGGACACAATGAGACGGACCGGGTATCCCCAGCGATAGGAAATCTGATGGGTGCGGAGAAGAGAGGTGATCGGGGCGAACAGACGTCGGCGCTGGAGCGTCAATTGTGAGAGATCGGTGAGTAGGAGGATATCACGGAAGCGATCAGGTAAGGCCGGTTTGCGGCGGGCGGCCTGCATGATGCGATCTTTAAGATCAAAAAAGTGGACCCTGGTGAGTACGTCCCTAGGCAGGTTGGACTGCACAGATTTCGGACGGGCCACACGATGGAGACGGTCTAACCTGATGTCAGGTGCTGGGTCCTCCTGAAGCAGGGCCTGGAAAAGGTCACGAACAAATAAAGGTAGGTCTGCTGCGGTGACTTCTTCTGGGATGCCCCGAAGGCGGACGTTATTGCGGCGGGAACGATCCTCTAAGTCCATGACCTTAGTGCGAAGCATCTCAAGATCGGCTTGCAAGGAGATATGACCATCTGCAAGGGCATTGTGGGCATCTGAAAATTCATCCATTTTTCGTTCGATATGGTCAGTGCGCTCACCCAGGTCGTCCACATCGCGGCGGAGAGAGGAGGCGATGTCCTGTAGGTCTTGCTTGAGTTGTTCGCGCATCTCTTGCAGGAGGGTTTTGAGGACGCGTGAGGTAAGACCCTGGTCATCTGAGTCGTCCGGCACAAGCCGTGTGTTAGATGCAGATGGAGACGGAGGATCAGACCGCGAGGGAGAGTGTAGGCCCGTGGAGGCATCGTCATCCTCATCAGGAGCACGTGGTAGGCCCAAGGCCTTAGAGGGATGCTTCTTTCGGgctttaggttaaaaaaattacGGCATCGCCATAGATTTACGAGAGCGAGAACCAGCCATATATCAGGAGGCTATCCGCGGTGAAAAGGAGGTAGAAGGCGCTGCGGATGGATGCAGATTGCGGGTAGAAAATCTCTCGAGCGGCGGAGCTCGCACCAAACACGTCTGCTCAGAACTCCATGCAGACCACGCCCCTacaattgttagttttaaggcttgcacgtgtcataagtaagtcgggtggtgcggcacgtgcattgctatattataaactatgttatatgtgtttacaaataaagttcattttactatgaataaagttatttatatctgtgtcacggtgtgaaaaggcgtaaagcggactgcaccgtggccttatttttccaaagcattatattatttactttgtgtttgtgtatttattgtggcAAGGGGGGTAAAGAGGGCGTCGCATTGGCGCTACCTCAGTCATGGTTATgtatgagtcaggagcaggcagggaTCATATTTCCATGGACAGAACCAGAGTCCAGCTGCTTGGTAAAGTGTACCACCTAGGTGCCATACACTCTGTGTTTtgaatcctgcagacttctgtattgtgttagcaattattgttataattgccATGCGTGTATAGATacctatggtgttagagtggccgtatgtattgttttagggtgcatataaatatatcaggcATCATATTTCCACATTTGAGGACTGGCCCCAGCTACGTGGTGGTTTAATGGTAAGTTGACCTACCTAACGGACAGATGATCATTAGTTCAAACCTTGTTGGGACCTGTATCGTGGAAAAgttttataatctgtttatatatatatattttttaatatatggtatTGAAAAATCCAAACCCCAGTTGACTGGTGGCATAACGGTAATGCGACCTGCCCGGCATATAACGGGTTTGTTCCCCGAGGGCCTCTATGTTGTGAGTAAGTATGttgctgtgtatatatttatttatatatggtaatgctgtatctagtgttttagAGGCTCTTTATCGTGTTAAAGTGtgagtaatgttttagagaggttatataatagtttatgtcaatgaggagaaaacagggtcatatatctatGGTGATATCCAAAAGAACCTGGTTGTTTGATGGTGTAACGGTAATGTGACCTACTTGTTACATAAGGCGTTCTTGGTGCGAACTTCAATGGCTTCTTTATTGCGTGTAAGTattttgcagtgtatatatttatttatatttggtattgctgtatctagtgttttcaaggctcctttattgtgttagtgtgagtatatattgttacagttgctgtgtgtatatatgtagggtgtatgtaatgttttagagagggtatatgtcagtgaggagacaacagggtcatatatctaCAGCAAATCCTCAGTTCTCTGATCGCGTAGAGGTAATGTGCCAATGTGCCTTTCCTGTTGTGTAAGGGGTTCGTGATTTGGACCCCACTGACTTCTTTATCGCCTttaacagtgtatatatttatttatatttggtattgctgtatctagtgttttcgaggttcctttattgtgttagtgtgagtatatattgttacagttgttgtgtgtatatatgtagggtgtatgtaatgttttagagagggtatataatagtataatgtcagtgaggagataacagggtcatatatccatggCAAAGCCTCAGTTGTTTGATGGCGTAGAGGTAATGTGCCCTACCTGTCAAGTTAGGAGTCTTTGGTTTGGACCCCAACGGGCTCTTTATTGCATGTAAGTattttgcagtgtatatatttatttatatttggtatttctgtatctagtgttttcgaggctcctttattgtgttagtgtgagtatatattgttacagttgctgtgtatatatgtagggtgtatgtaatgttttagagagggtatatgTCAGTAAATGTAAGTGAGGAGAACACAGGGTCATGGCGGCACATCGCTTCCTATTCCCTGGTAATGGTAATATGCCTCACTTGATGTGTAAAGGGGTTGCCGGTTCATATCGCGTTACATGTTTTAGTGTTAAAGTGTAAGTATGTATTGTTATAGttactttgtgtgtatatatatatatatatatagtgttagaaatgcataattttaaagGGCATGTATCGTGTTAGCGTAGGTGCATGTAAGTATTTGTGAGTCAGGAGATGATAGGCATCATATTCCTTAGGAGAGGAAACAACAGAGCCGGTTGCACACGTGGTGGCGTAAAGGTAAGGTAAGGTAAGCAACCCAACATTCAAAGGGTCGCTGGTTTGAATCCAGATGGCTACAAGGTGGTGTTAGTGAATAATTgttgaatgtatatattattttagagtaggggagtatatgtaaGGATATGTGAGACAGGAGAAAACAGCGACATATTTCCACGCCAAAAAAGCAAAGCAatctgcctggtggtgtaaaggtaaagtaacctgcctACCATACCAAGGATCGATGGTTTGAATCCTGATGGATCCTCTGtggtgtatatattattttagagtaggggcatatgtataagtatatgtgagtcaggagaaaacagggtcatatatccacggcgagaaagcacagccaactgcctggtggtgtaaaggtaaggtAACCTGCATACTAtaccaaggatcgctggttcgaatcctgatgaatatattgttttagaataggggcatatatgtaagtatatgtgagttgggagaaagcagggtcatatatccacggcgagaaagcaCAATCGGCTGCTCGGTGGCGTGAAGGTATAGTTACCTGCCTGATATACAATGGATCGTTGGTTCGAATCCTCATGATGACTTCTGCACGTAAGTACGCAgtgtggctctgcttgtgtgcgctagtggatggtgttaaagtggctctgtggcactctaacattagacacttacatacacatctacagcCTCACCTGCATACACATAGCCGGTTGCAGATAACACTTGAAGGTTGCACTAAGCCGTGTGTCCTTGCACGCAGTGACCAAAAACACTGGTTGCGGAAAAGGTTTCGGAATGTGTGTGCATCCGCTTGACCCGTTCATGTGCGTGCACAGTAGCCCACACAGCGACTTACATGGAGAATCATCATGGCGGATACGATACCAGAGATCCGGAGTATGATGGGGCATCACCGGCAGCCACCCCTTTGccttctctctgcttctttcgggacagaaataaacaatatactctttgtatattgtgagacaaagacccccttcagggggttttactcacttcagggggtgtggtcatgggcgcatgtcccccaccatccatgcaacatgtataaagtatagcaacatgtataaagtataactaaaacatgtataaagtataactaaaAAGTATAACTAAAGTAACATGGTAACATGAATAGAGTATAAAGGTAACATGCAATAGAGTAGTAACATGCAATAagagtataaagaaaaacaattaattaattaaaacacttaattaaCAAAGTATAGTAAACCACTTAGATATATTATTACTAAGAGTGTTAATTACTAATGTGTTACACTTTGTTAAtattaagtgttttaattaaataagtgtttcaattattgtttttctttatactctatTGCATGTTACCTTTATACTCTATTCTTCATACTCTATTCATGTCTATTCTTTATACTCTATTCATGTTActttagttatactttatacatgttgctatactttatacatgttgcatggatggtgggggacatgcgcccatgaccacaccccctgaagtgagtaaaaccccctgaagggggtctttgtctcacaatatacaaagagtatattgtgtttatttctgtccCGAAAGAAGCAGAGAAAGGGGTGGCTGCCGGTGATGCCCCGTCATACTCCAGATCTCCAGTATCGTATCCGCCATGATGATTCTACATGTAAGTCACTGTGTGGGCTACTGTGCATGCACATGAACGGGTCAAGCGGATGCGCACACATTCCGAAACCTTTTCCGCAACCAGTGTTTTCGGCCACTGCGTGTGAGGACACACGGCTTAGTGCAACCTTCAAGTGTTAACCGCAACCTTGTCCGCAACCAGCTATGCGTATGCAGGTGAGGCTGtagatgtatatgtaagtgtccaacgttagagtgccacagagccactttaacaccatccactagcacacacaagcagagccacacTGCGTACTTACGCACAGAATTCATCATgaggattcgaaccagcgatccaTTGTATGTCAGGCAGGCAACTATACCTTCACGCCACCGAGCAGCCGACTGCgctttctcgccgtggatatatgaccctgctttctcccgactcacatatacttatatatacacgcccctattctaaaacaatgtattcatcaggattcgaaccagcgatccttggtaCAGAAGGCAGTTTACttaacctttacaccaccaggtaGTTGGTTTTGcgttctcgccgtggatatatgaccctgctttctcctgactcacatatacttatatatacgcccctattctaaaacaatatatacaccaCAGAAGATCCATCAGGATTCGAACCATCAATCATTGGTAGGGAAGGCAGGTTACTtttcctttacaccaccaggcagttggttttgTGCTCTCCGCGTGGAAATATGtcactgctttctcctgactcacatatacttatatatacgcccctactctaaaataacATAGACACTCTGTAAACATTAACACCACAGAGGAGCCAGCAAGAGTCGAACCAGCAACCCTTGGTATGGTAGGCaagttactttacctttacaccaccaggcagttggttttgCGTCCTCggcgtggatatatatatatctacattttatatatatatataaaaatatatattttctttatttacagGCTCTAATTCAGATTATGCATCTCAGACAGATTCCTGAAGTGGGGGTTCATATCCATCAGCCCGCTCTACTTTGGCGCCTGTCTCATCTCCTGCAGGCTTCCCAGCACCACCGCCTTCACCATGTAGTTTCATAAGTTTGCCCAGCTcaaactttggctttttcagCATCTTCACTTTGCGTACATACACATCATGTAGAGGATAGATGGACTGGCAGGCCTTTTCAATGTCTTTGCCGATACTGTCTGGAATTAGCTTGTTAACAACTTCTTTCAAGTCATTTGTCTGCACTTCACGAGTCATGATTTCCATCATCTTCTTGCGGATCTGACGCACTTGCTGATGCTGGGCATAAGAAGTCTTTCTAATCTGGTTGTTACGCTTTTTGGTGAATCCAACACAGAATAGGCAAAGTAGGTAGCCATCTGTGGTCTTCACATCAACGTGAGGCTCTCTgcatggatatatg
The nucleotide sequence above comes from Spea bombifrons isolate aSpeBom1 chromosome 10, aSpeBom1.2.pri, whole genome shotgun sequence. Encoded proteins:
- the LOC128467011 gene encoding 40S ribosomal protein S3a-like — encoded protein: MMEIMTREVQTNDLKEVVNKLIPDSIGKDIEKACQSIYPLHDVYVRKVKMLKKPKFELGKLMKLHGEGGGAGKPAGDETGAKVERADGYEPPLQESV